In Desulfovibrio inopinatus DSM 10711, the following are encoded in one genomic region:
- a CDS encoding TetR/AcrR family transcriptional regulator, with the protein MQKRFETEVRREQIADAALSIIFNEGVSGVTVRKVAQKVGFSAPALYRHYKGKSDILLAVLEDHFSVLFVLMKEARQKENALEALKFFYFAYIDLVRAGRSALPIFISEHVRFKELKIADAIDEFHDAIRNIIIEILQEGQSATIIRNDISHEELFIHYIGLLITPDLLFSHHKPLDLSKQSQASWTLFSKAVST; encoded by the coding sequence ATGCAAAAACGTTTTGAGACAGAAGTACGTCGAGAGCAAATTGCCGATGCAGCCTTATCAATCATTTTTAACGAGGGCGTCAGTGGTGTCACGGTACGCAAAGTCGCGCAAAAAGTCGGTTTTTCTGCACCAGCACTCTACCGACATTACAAAGGAAAATCCGATATTCTTCTTGCCGTTCTTGAAGACCATTTCAGTGTTCTTTTCGTGCTCATGAAAGAAGCCAGACAAAAAGAAAACGCTTTAGAGGCTCTGAAGTTTTTTTATTTCGCATACATAGACCTTGTTCGAGCGGGTCGGTCGGCACTCCCGATCTTTATCTCGGAACATGTTCGCTTCAAGGAATTGAAAATAGCTGATGCCATTGACGAATTTCACGACGCAATTCGTAATATCATTATCGAAATTCTCCAAGAGGGGCAATCGGCGACGATAATACGCAACGATATATCTCACGAGGAATTATTTATCCACTATATCGGACTGCTTATCACTCCGGATCTACTGTTCAGCCATCACAAACCTCTCGACCTCAGCAAACAATCGCAAGCAAGCTGGACATTGTTTTCAAAAGCCGTCTCAACCTAA
- a CDS encoding YchJ family protein, giving the protein MTESCPCGSGAEFASCCGPLLAGETTGTTAEAVMRSRYSAFVKSNLEHLVRTVDLPLRKEMAEEDIDEWNKGVVWKGLTVLKTKAGGPGDASGIVEFVVRFEKDGEAKGIHEKARFKKRQGVWLYVDGTTKYLDESTPTAPVSSVKVGRNDPCPCGSGKKYKKCCG; this is encoded by the coding sequence ATGACTGAATCATGTCCTTGTGGCTCGGGTGCGGAGTTTGCTTCGTGCTGCGGCCCTCTTCTTGCGGGTGAGACGACTGGAACAACGGCGGAAGCCGTTATGCGCTCTCGCTACTCTGCCTTTGTGAAAAGCAACCTTGAACATCTCGTACGTACGGTCGATCTCCCGTTACGAAAGGAAATGGCCGAGGAAGATATTGATGAATGGAACAAAGGCGTCGTCTGGAAGGGCCTGACTGTTCTCAAAACAAAGGCTGGTGGCCCTGGTGACGCGTCCGGTATAGTGGAGTTCGTCGTTCGGTTTGAAAAAGACGGCGAAGCCAAAGGCATTCACGAAAAAGCCCGTTTTAAAAAACGTCAAGGTGTTTGGCTTTATGTCGATGGGACGACCAAGTATCTTGACGAATCGACGCCGACCGCTCCGGTCAGCAGTGTGAAAGTTGGTCGGAACGATCCGTGTCCGTGTGGAAGCGGGAAGAAATATAAAAAGTGTTGCGGATAG